TCATGCGCCTGGTCTACATCGACTTCTGGTCGGCGCTGAAGATGTCGTTCCTGGTGAGCCTCATCGTGGCCGCGGTCACCGTCGTGCTGATGCTGCTGCTGTGGAGCGTGCTGGAGAAGTTCGGGCTGGTGCAGACGGCCCGCGATCTGCTGGACGGCATCGCCGGTGAGCAGGGCGCCGCCCTCGTGGCCGACCTGACCTTCCCGAACGTGATGACCTTCACGCTCGTCGTCGCGGTGCTCGAGCTGATCGTCGTGTCGGCGCTCGGCGCCATCGCGGCCGCGCTGTTCAACCTCGCCACCCACGTCGTGGGCGGCTGGAAGGTCACGTTCGGGAGCGACTGACCCGCTCCAGTCCGCCGACCAGCAGGTCGATTCCGAAGGCGAACGCCTCCGCCGAGTCCGTGCCCGCCTCCGCGGAGGCGCTGTCGGCCAGCACGCCCAGGCTGTCGTACTGCAGGCGCTGCTGCTCGTGCGAGACATGCCCGAGCACGAAGTGCAGGAGGGCCGTGGCCGCGCGCCGGGCGGTCTCGTCGTCGAAGCCGCCGGCGGTCACCGCGTCGGTGAAGCGGTCGAGCGGTGCGCCAGCGCCGAGGCCGAGCGCGAAGGTGCTGGAGACGACCTCGGCGCCGTCGCGGTAGGCGAGGAGCGCGTCGCGCAGGGCGGCGGCCTCCGCGCGGACGGTGTCGCTCCAGTCGAGCCCGCTCGCCGGTTGGGCGGCACGCGCCACGATGCGGTCCGCGAGCTCGGCAAGCAGCGTCTGCTTGTTCGGGAAGTGGTGGTAGAGCGCGCTGGGCTGCACGTCGAGGGCGGCGGCGAGGCGGCGCATCGTCAGATCCGGGAGGCCGTCGTCGTCGAGGATGCGGAGCGCCGTGCGCGCGACGTCGTCCCTGGTGTGCCTGCGGCCGCTTTCGTTCGACGTCACGCTCCCACTATAGTGAACGGCGTTCAGGTGAACACCGTTCAGGTTAGGACTGAGATGACCGACTCCCCCACCACCGCACCCGCCCCTGCGCCTTCTCCTACCGCGCCGGCCGCACGCTCCCGCCGCCTCGACGCGACGGACCTCGCGCGCGTCGCCGTCTTCGCCGCGATCGTCGCCGTGCTCGGACTGCCCGGCGGACTCAGCGTGTTCGGGTCCGTGCCGATCACCGCCCAGACGCTCGGCGTGATGCTCGCCGGTGCCATCCTCGGTCCCTGGCTCGGGGCGCTGTCGATGGCGGTGCTGCTCGCCCTCGTCGCCGTCGGCCTCCCGCTCCTCGTCGGCGGGCGCGGCGGCATCGCGGTCTTCGTCGGCCCGAGCGGAGGCTACGCGCTCGGCTGGATCGCGGGCGCGCTCGTCATCGGGCTGATCGTGCACGCGGCTCACCGCAAGCCGGTGTGGTGGCGCACCTTCCTCGGCATGCTCGTCGGGGGCGTACTCGTGATCTATGCGGTCGGCATCCCGTGGCAGGCGGCCGTGACGCGCCTCCCGCTGGCCGAGACCGCGCTGACCAGCCTGGTGTTCGTGCCGGGCGACCTGGTGAAGGCCGTGCTCGCGACGCTGATCGTCATGACGCTCGTGCGGGCCTACCCACGGGCGTTCCGCCGCAGCTGGAGCACGCGGGCCGCGTGAGCGCGAACGTGCCGGCACACGAGCAGCACCCCGCCATCGAGTTGCGGGAGGCTGCTGTGCGGCTGGGCGAGACGGACGCGCTGCACGCCTCCACTCTCGCCGTCGACGCCAGGACCGTCGCCGTCATCGGCGAGAACGGCTCGGGCAAGTCGACCCTGGCGCGCCTTCTCTGCGGGCTGGTCGCGCCGACGGGAGGCCGGGTGCGGGTGCTCGGGCTCGACCCGGTGCGGCAGGCCGGCGAGCTGCGGCGGCGCGTCGCCGTGCTGTTCAGCAACCCCGACGCCCAGATCGTGATGCCGACCGTCGCCGAGGACGTGGCGTTCTCGCTGCGCGCCGACCGCCTCCCACGCGCCGAGTCGGCCGCGCGGGTGGCCGAAGCGCTCGACCGGTTCGGGCTGACCGACCTCGCCGAGCGGTCGGCGCACGACCTCTCGGGCGGCCAGAAGCAGCTGCTGGCGCTGGCCGGCGCGTTCGTGCGGCGGCCCGAGCTGGTCGTCGCCGACGAGCCGACGGCGTACCTCGACGCGAGGAACGCGCGGCTGGTCGCCGGGCACCTCCTGGCCGACACCGGGCACCGGCTCGTGCTCGTGACCCACGACCTGAGCCTGGCCGCGCGCTGCGACGCGGCCGTGCTCGTGGCCGACGGCACGGTCGCCGCGGTGGGTGCGCCCGAGCAGATCATCGACGCGTACGAGGCGGCGCTCGCGTGCTGACGCTCTACCGCCCGGGCGACGGGCTGCTGCACCGGATGCCCGCGGGGCCGAAGCTGCTGCTCGTACTCGCCGTGGTGCTGGCGGTCTCGCTGCTGCCCTCCGCCTGGTGGGCGGCAGCGGTCGCGACCGTCGTCGCGGTGGCGTGCTACCTGATCGCCGGCGTCGGGCTCGCGGAGCTCGGCCGCCAGGTGCTCGCGGTGCGCTGGCTGATCGTCGTCACGCTCGGCTTCCAGCTGATCTTCCTCGGGGTGGAGGCCGCCGTCGCGAACACGGCGCGCGTCACCGCGGCCGTCGTGCTGGCCGGGCTGCTCGTCCTGACGACGCGGGTCACCGACCTGCTCGACGCGGTGGAGCGCGGACTCGCCCCGCTGCAGCGCCTCCGCGTCGACCCGCAGCGGGTGGCGCTGCTGCTGACGGTCACGCTCGGCACGGTGCCTGTGCTGGCGCGGCTCGCGGGCGAGGTGCGGGAGGCGCAGCGGGCGCGCGGCGGACGTGCGAGCCTCCGGGCGTTCGCGGTACCGTTCCTGGTGCTGGCGCTGAAGCACGCGGACCAGCTGGGCGACGCGCTGAGCGCGCGAGGGGTGCGGTGAGGGCGGTGATGATGGAGGACGACAGCAGGGTCGCCGTGCTCGGACCCGTCGTCGACGATCAGACGCGCTGCATCCACTACCGGTCCGCGCTCGACGTGGTGGCGATCCGGTTCGCGTGCTGCGGCGAGTACTACCCCTGCCATCTGTGCCACGAGGAGGCGGCGGGGCACCCGGCGACGCCGTGGCCGCTCGACGCCAGGGGCGAGCGGGCGGTGCTGTGCGGGGTCTGCCGCACCGAGCTGACGATCGCCGACTATCTGACGGCGACCGCCTGCCCGGCGTGCGGGGCCGCGTTCAACCCGGGCTGCAACCTCCACACCCACCTGTACTTCGAGGTCTGAGCGGCCGGAGGCCCGAGCGGCCGCCGCCGCCCGGTTCAGGCGCGGACGGCCAGGAGACCGAGGTCGCGCAGGCTCTCCGCAGTCTCGACGATCGTCGCCACCGCGGGGCGGGGGCGGAGTCCCAGTTCGCGCTTCGCCCGCTCGTTGTGGATCGTCAGCGGTGCGGGCTCGTCGCCGGACGCCTCCACCGTGGGGACGCGCTCGGCGAGCGGGCCGAGCTCGCGGCGCAGCACGTCCGCCACGTCGAGGAACGTCATCGTCGGGCCGTCCGCCAGGATCAGGTAGCGCTTGCCCGCCGCCTCCGGCGTCGACATCGCGGCGAGGTGCGCCGCCGAGACGTCGCGCACATCCGCCATCCCGAAGCGCTGGCGCGGCGTCGCGGTCATGGT
The sequence above is a segment of the Leifsonia williamsii genome. Coding sequences within it:
- a CDS encoding energy-coupling factor ABC transporter ATP-binding protein codes for the protein MSANVPAHEQHPAIELREAAVRLGETDALHASTLAVDARTVAVIGENGSGKSTLARLLCGLVAPTGGRVRVLGLDPVRQAGELRRRVAVLFSNPDAQIVMPTVAEDVAFSLRADRLPRAESAARVAEALDRFGLTDLAERSAHDLSGGQKQLLALAGAFVRRPELVVADEPTAYLDARNARLVAGHLLADTGHRLVLVTHDLSLAARCDAAVLVADGTVAAVGAPEQIIDAYEAALAC
- a CDS encoding TetR/AcrR family transcriptional regulator C-terminal domain-containing protein, which produces MTSNESGRRHTRDDVARTALRILDDDGLPDLTMRRLAAALDVQPSALYHHFPNKQTLLAELADRIVARAAQPASGLDWSDTVRAEAAALRDALLAYRDGAEVVSSTFALGLGAGAPLDRFTDAVTAGGFDDETARRAATALLHFVLGHVSHEQQRLQYDSLGVLADSASAEAGTDSAEAFAFGIDLLVGGLERVSRSRT
- a CDS encoding energy-coupling factor transporter transmembrane component T family protein, with product MLTLYRPGDGLLHRMPAGPKLLLVLAVVLAVSLLPSAWWAAAVATVVAVACYLIAGVGLAELGRQVLAVRWLIVVTLGFQLIFLGVEAAVANTARVTAAVVLAGLLVLTTRVTDLLDAVERGLAPLQRLRVDPQRVALLLTVTLGTVPVLARLAGEVREAQRARGGRASLRAFAVPFLVLALKHADQLGDALSARGVR
- a CDS encoding biotin transporter BioY; the encoded protein is MTDSPTTAPAPAPSPTAPAARSRRLDATDLARVAVFAAIVAVLGLPGGLSVFGSVPITAQTLGVMLAGAILGPWLGALSMAVLLALVAVGLPLLVGGRGGIAVFVGPSGGYALGWIAGALVIGLIVHAAHRKPVWWRTFLGMLVGGVLVIYAVGIPWQAAVTRLPLAETALTSLVFVPGDLVKAVLATLIVMTLVRAYPRAFRRSWSTRAA
- a CDS encoding CHY zinc finger protein; translated protein: MEDDSRVAVLGPVVDDQTRCIHYRSALDVVAIRFACCGEYYPCHLCHEEAAGHPATPWPLDARGERAVLCGVCRTELTIADYLTATACPACGAAFNPGCNLHTHLYFEV
- a CDS encoding DUF3566 domain-containing protein — translated: MAARTKKQTRRAVMRLVYIDFWSALKMSFLVSLIVAAVTVVLMLLLWSVLEKFGLVQTARDLLDGIAGEQGAALVADLTFPNVMTFTLVVAVLELIVVSALGAIAAALFNLATHVVGGWKVTFGSD